Sequence from the Sciurus carolinensis chromosome 1, mSciCar1.2, whole genome shotgun sequence genome:
TCTCCACTGCCAGCACCATCTCTTACCATGATCACAGTGAGTTCACAACAGTATCCTAGttggtctctctgcttcccctgACAGCCAAGATGcagctagagaaaaaaaatcccatattATGCCACTCACATCCTGCTAGTTCATCCTCCAGTGACTTCCCACTGCCCTTAAGACTAAATTCCAGGGTCTGCTCACAGGGTCCTACCAGGTGCACCCCAACCAGATTGCCCCACTGAGCTCCCGGATACTTACTTGGCTCCAACCAACAGTGTTTCATTCAAGGTCCTCACACCAAGCACATTCCTGcatcagggcctttgcacaggctgtCTGTCCCCTCTGCCTACAATGTTTTCTTCCCCATGTCCTCTCCTAGGCAACTGACCTCCAGAGAAAATGGCCTTGGCTTCCTGCCATGCTGATCCTCACTCCAAGACAGAGGGTCTCACCTGATCAAGGAGTCTGAGATCAGAACTGAGCATGCCTGCCCTGCTCCATCCCCTCACAGTTCTAGGAATCTGCCTGAACACAGGAACATATGTTGGCTCCCTCCTCCACATCACAAGCTGTTCAGGGGTAGCTGCCATGGATTAGTTGGGTGCTACTGGTGACTATTACTATGCCAGGCCATCTAATTCAGGGACAAAGTTAGAGCAGCCCAGAGTAATAGGAACATAACACTGTGGGCTGGTGGACTCCTCCTCATTCGTCCATTCAATCAAAGGTCCCAGGGCACTCACTGGGTGCCAGCCACTACATTAAGCTCACAGGAAACATCAGTGAATACAGCAGACCAAGATCCCTGTTCATCCAGAATTTACAATCTAGCAGGGACAGACAACCAAGGCATAAAGTTACACAGTATACTAAATCATGAAGAATACTAATTCCAAAACACTTATGTCTCactattgtcatttaaaaaataaaaaatacagaatcacCACATAGCTTGAGGAATGGATTGTTAAAAATTAGTGGAAAATGCTTTAATATCTAAAATTTGATTAATAActaaacattttaacaaaaatgattCTTAAATAATCAGTTAAGAAGTCTAAATTTAGTTCaactgtacaaaaataaatattttaacatgcaTATTAACAAGTGTCTTCTAACACCAGAAAAGGGGATTTGTTACCACACTACTTAAAAATGTGTCAGGAAAAATGGGGAATGATTCTACTTCAACCTGTTACACAGATCCTGCTTAGTTTTAAGTTATGCACCCTTTCTCAGAAACAGGAAGCAGATGGCATTTGCTTGTCCTTTTAActctaacttttttaaaaaacataaatatatttaagtgcTCTTATTCTGAAAAAGTGCCCTTTTGCAGCCTTGGTGAATAAGAACCCCACTTGCCAGTCAACCAGGTCTCCCTTTGGGCCAGCTTCTCTTAGAACCAGAGCACAAAGAAGGTGTGATGCCCCACGTGGGTCCCAGGCCTTCGAATCTCCCCTGTAGTGCCACCCACCGCAGTCTCCTCAGAAAGACACCAAACTCCCCAGCAGGAGATCCACACAGAATGAGGTCTCTGCCTGCTCAGAAGTCTGGCCGGGACCTGGCTGTCACCCCTTCAGATCGCCTGCTTCTCTCCTAAGATGGTGTCACAGCAGGCTCCGACTCTTCTACCTCCTTGTTTCTTGCATGCAGGAACTGTTTTTACCCTTCCCATAAACTACTTTGAAATCACAATAAAATGatcacagaaataaatgaagtttgCACAGAATTCCACCTCAGGGCTACCACAACGCCCGCCTGGAAGAGCAGGCACGAGCACATAGGTGTACACACGCTGCTGCCCAGTTCCCCAGAGCTGAAGATGCTCTGCGTTTCCACCTTTCTTTCTCCTCATGTCAAATTCCAGATTCTTTAATTTCACCTTTATTCGTCTCTACACCCTTCACCACCACTGCACACACCACCACAGAGACACATCAGAACTCACAGAAGCACAAAGCAGCCCAAGACCCTTTCATACAGAGGAAGCACTCTCCCGCACACTTCCTTCACCACATTGACCCCAGCCCAGCTGCAGTTTCTCATCATCTAGAAGgaatttctttttgtgtttttgttgctatttttcatttgatttcccAGCTTTCCAAAAGCATTAACATCGGAAAACCTGGGTTactttttagaaacttttttcccacatttttttatgGTGCATTATATaaagttgtacataatggtggaatttgttgttacatatttgtacatgcgcACAATAcgacaatataatttagccaatatcacttccccagtccttcctccctccctctcctgcactcccCTGGTCCCTCacctctattggtctccctttgattttcatgatatATCCCCGCCCCTgatacatttcttttccttctttctcttcagcttccacatatgagagaaaacatggcTCGTCacaccttctgagtttggcttatttcagttaacgTAATgctctcaaattccatccatttttctgcaaatgacataacttcatttttcttcatagctgaataaaactccattgtgtacatattctttatccattcatccactgacagacacctaggctggttccatagtttggctattgtgaattatacttctataaatatgtgtatgcatgtattactatagcatgatgactttaattctttaggataaataccaacgGGTGGTAAGCTGGGTCACAGAGCAACTTGTCTTTTgcggaacctccatactgatttccataacaGTTATACTCATTTACTTCCATTACTGGTGCAAAAGTGTTTAGgaacttctttgaaaatcttCAACAGGACTTTATAGTTACCAAGAGAACATCCTGCTGAAACTGAATGTTATAATCTACCATCTTACCTAATCTGCCTACCTGCCAGAAGTTTCCACTCAGCTTCAGGATTCTGCTGCTTTCAGCTACTTGGGCTAAATGGAGATGAAAAAGATAGGGGAAGAGGACCATCCTTCATGCTGCAAcctcaaaaaatgttcaaaaaaatcagaatatgcCTCCACATACCCCCACTATGGCCATCCCTGTTTTGAAAGGCTCAAGGCATTAACAGATACTTTAGAAAAAGTACTAAAAAAACCAACTCTGCATTCCTTGACCCTTAGGTACTCACAAGCTAAAGACATGATAAAAGAACTCTGGAAAGTTCAATTGTATCCCCTGTAGCGAAAATGCCCCAAAATACACTGGAGTGGTACAGGGACAGCAAAGCTGAGACCAAGTTCAGGTGATGTTAATTAGAATAGGTTTCTAGGTTGAGTGCTCTCATCTAAGTGGGTTTCTCTGGATATGtgttagaaatgcacattctTGGGTCTTCAGGAGCAGGGGGTGGTGGTTTGGAACAGACAATTCAAATGGAGCCCAGCAAACGCAAGGTGATTCTGACCAGTTTGAGACAGAAGTCCTCTAAGCCAAAGAATGCCAGCTTCTCCAAGATTCTTCCCTTTCTGTGACAGTCCACCCTCCCAGAGGACTCAGACTCTCCTTTATAGGAGGCCCCATCATAATGAAAAAGGGTGGTCTACTTTACCCCATGTAACCTCAATAAGGTGTCTGCAGAAAACACAGAGCTTTCAACTGCAACTGAAACTTCCCTCAAGAGCTCTCCATACACCTTCAAAAAGTGTGGACCCAAAGTGGATCTTCATTTACacctcagtatttttaaaaagcaagctcAGCAAACAGCAGAGTAAGTTATGAGATGAACACAAGGACAATTTGTCGGAAGTTCAACTCCAGTACTAGACAGGTAGAGAAACTCGGAGACAATACTACAGAAGAACCTCAAGACCACAGATGAGATGCTGCATGTGCCAACCCCACCAAGTCCAGAGGTTGTCAGGGTGAATTCTGGAATTAGAAGTGGTTGTGCTTATAAAACTTTGTGGATATATGaaaaaccactgaactgtacactttatAAACGGGcaattaacattaaaaatgaacttcCCAAGCTGGGGCCAAGCCTCTCTAGAAGGTCCTACACACCCAAACACCTCTGAAAGCAACAGTAATCTTTATTAAAGGTCTCTGTGTGCCACTGCTTAAGACTTGAGGAGGCCAGGCAGGCAAGTGTCTTACATAACACCCACCTGGATCAGTGATAGAACGGTGACTAGAACATGCTTCCGTGCCCATTCTGCGTTCTTTTCAAGAGAGCAGTGGTTCTCCAATTAGGCTCTGTGGAATATTATCAGAGGTCCATGGGTTCCTAAGAAACTTTTAATTTCACAATTTGTAATGTGAAAAAGGAACACCTATAACAAATATATTCTAACACAAAAATTCATTGCTCAAGTTTTTAATTTGTGATTACTTTCACCTTAGTACCCAGTGGTGTCATTtaaatcattatatatatatatatatatatatatatatttgtaccaAGGCCTAGTACAGACTTATAGAAATGATtcctgtgccaaaaaaaaaaaaaattctccatggAGAAGGGCATGGGATAGTATCACACACCAAATTCCAAAGAACCTGCTGGAGAACAGTCAGGATGAGATTCAGGGTGCAAGAACAATTTAGTTTTGACAAAACATCATCCATCACAGTCACTAACACTGTTAATACAAATTTTACTGGTTTTGTAATttctatgtatataatatatacatatgttttataTCTGCATAAGAATTCCAGGAATTAAGAAATTTATAGTGttttttgtgattttatatatttcattcattcaacattttctGAACAATGATGACTATGGGCCAGATATTCTTCTAAGTGTTACATACTGAagtaaaattactataaaatttttctGGTACAAACTGAAATGGGTCCacaggaattttcttcttttatagaaCATTTTCTCTAACATCTTACTCAAATTTTATGAGCATTACTCTCTACAGGTGAGATATGCTTCTCTTACCACTTCTCATTCAAACCTGCTATACTGGACAGTCTTTACCTGTCCACTCTCACCAAGGTGGAAGGACATGCAGCCCAGCACAGATTCCAAAATATTCTGCCAACTTCCACTTCTCCCCAGGCAAAAGTGTCAAGTTGACACAGGCTGTCTTGATAAAGAGACCTTTCCTCTTGGGTTTGGGTATCATTTATCTTGCTTCATACTAAGTTGAATAGAGGAATTATATTTAACCCAATTGCTACAAGATTATCACATTTAATTTGAAACCTGATTGCATGTTCTgaattcaaaaatcaaatgatatCACTCTTAAAGTTCAGCTCTGTGTTTGACGTTCACAAGCTATTTCATATTTGCAATTTAATCAGAAAAGCCCTGCCTGGGTTCAGAAAATAATCTGGGACCATTTAAGTCAGCAGCTCTGTCAAAagctaaacaaaacaaagccctACTGCAGGGTTAACAAACTTTCGAGGTCATCAGAGCCAAAATATCTCAATGGTCTTTATAATTGGAATTCACTAGAGATTTTCAGCTTAGATCACACCCAGGAAGTCTGAAGAGTCCTAAATGATCCCTCAAAAATGTGGCTGCACATTTCAAAGAGATAACACCAAAATGTTATCCAGTAAAACCAATCACTGAAAAATTACAGTTCTAAACCCACAACTtcataaaattatacaaagaaaaattaaaaatacaaaagcactTACGATTATATATGCCTACACACTGTGGGCTATGGCACATGCAAGTAACCTCAGCTAactgggaggttgaggtagaagaatcccaagttcaagttcagtctGGGTAACTCAGCAGGACTCTATCGCAAATTTTTAAAGAGTGCTAGGGCTGTAGTTCAGAATTATAACCCtcttgattcaatccccagtccccagaaAATATGTGAGTATGTGAGTATGTGAGTATGTGAGTATGTgagtatgtgagtgtgtgagtatgtgagtgtgtgagtgtgtgagtgtgtgtgaatgtgaatgtgtgtgtgtgtgtgtggtgtgtttttgtgtgtgtgagcacctacaccaaaaaaaatttttattaaagaaattgtgtgtgtgtgtgtggtgctgggaattgaacccagggacttgtgcatgcaaggcaagcagtctatcaactgagctatatccccagcactcaaGAAATTTTTAACAAGGAAGGTGGCTTACtgcaatgaaaattattaaatccCATGGTCTTAAAAGTCCATTTCTCCTACCTAAATACAAAAGGGGGGGGCAGagtattcaaaattttaaaggataattCTCCccctgtgaaaaaaaaaaaccacattaaattaaaactggactgggctgtagcttagtggcacaGTGCTTGTCTAGTACGTGAGGCAcagagttcaatccttagcaccgcataaaaataaacaagtaaaataaaggcattctctccatatacaactacaaaaaaattattttttaattaaaatttactcaGGATTTTTCTTCAGGATCTTAGGTGTGACTCAGAAAGTATCATCTATATGTACACTTCTCTTTACCTAgtcatttttaccattttaaaaaaaaaaagcatttttagcctcagtcacttagcaagaccctgactactcaaaataaaaaataaaaagggctggggatgtggctcactggttaagtgcccctgggttcaaagcccaatgccaaaaaaaaagggCTATGAAAATTTCTGAAGCTACCATCAACTAAAAACATGTGATGTCACTTTAAGAATCAGAACAAACTAGCATTCTATTGTTTGCTTACTCTACAGAAACTTTatactagaagaaaaacaaacaaatgaaagaccATTAATCGTTCAAAAACAGCACACAAAGTGATCTGAACATATTCAGGGcgaatgttttcattataaaaggTTGATGGTGCCACACTCCGCTTGGAAGAAAGCCATTTGAAATCTAGATCTGGAGACTCGGGAATGCACCAGTTATATTTTAAGTCAAACAGTTAATTAATgactaaacaaaagaaatttcagtCTGGACAACATATATGGAGTACTAATAAGTGTAATTATGAAGTAGTCATTTGTGCAATCAGAAAGTTGCATTAGCATAATTATTTCTGGCTCTGGGCCctaaaaatattaacttaaaaTGTAGAAACCTTGTAATAGTTCACCTAAAACAGATGTGAATACCAACTGATTATGAAATAAGAGTGGGATCCCTTAAAAAACATGTTCTGTATTTATAGTCTTTCTCCCCAGCGCTGGAAATACAAGTCAGGCCTAACCCCCAAGTACTGGTACAAAATTTCTActcttaatatattttcttcattatccaGAGCCCACATATTTATATTCATGATTAAAAATCCAAAGTATTTCCCTAGAAAATGAGTGGctgctacttttttaaaaataaatttgcaaaaatacATGGTTTATGTATAGTACTTAAAGATACAACTGAATTAAAAAGTCAAGCAATTCTATAAAAGGATTATAAGTCACTAAAATACTGAAAGATCTtagaaaagttcatttgaaatCGTTCTTTGGGATAGAACAGGAGGGAGTAGGAGCCCCAAAGTCAGGCCGCAGGGACTGGACTCCCTAGTCCTCCCCGCTGCAGCTAACTCCCTAATTCTGGAAACACTTCAAAACCTCTCCAGGGCTcatgtttcctcatctatgagaCAAGATGATCAAATAACCTATATCACAGGACTGATTCAAGGATTCAATGTGATTATTCATGTAAAGGTCTGAATAGTGCCTAGCACACAATATACGTTAAATGAATGTTGCTTCCACAATTTCTATTGTAGTCATCATCATTTCCTCTCCGGTCTTCAAAACCTTGGGAAGAGTACTTATGGTTGAGAAAGCATAAtctaaaattgatctgtttttaGGTACAACATTTAATTTATTCTGCAACTGTAAATAACATTCAAGAAGGACAAGAGATTTTATGTATTGCAATAGGTTAGGAAAGGTTAAAAATAGCTTAACTAGACCAAAGATCCCTCATTTTGTCAAAGTCTTCCTTTGGTGACTCGCAGCTGCACCGAAAGTTCACATTGACCcccacaatattaattcttcattaACTCCTTCTAATTCAAAAGTTCAACACAGAATGGATTTGCTGAGTACACTAAAGCAGCTCAGAATTACAGAGTCTCCATGAAGAGCCTAGACAAcaaataatagaatgaaagttCCTAGGCATTAATAAGCGTTTAACATGAAAGAAATTAAGTTCAGAAACAGGCACTATTAAGTGAGCTGTCTTAATCAAAGTATTTAACCCTGTTCTACCAACACTTCCTCAtctctaaatgaaaatattacccaaaatattattaaaagactTAGAAATAACTACAGAAAATACCCAGTCACTAGCAAAGGAcgagtgctcaataaatggcaaAATGTGAATGAGCCCATCTCACACCctctcccccccacacacacatgcgcagGCACACGCACAAGTATAAAAGCTGGTTTCTTAAATAGCCACAAATATTTCAACCCAAATCTGAGTACAGGAATTCCTTAAAAGTATAAGAGGAGTCACTTTATGCCTAGGATTTCAACCACATACATCCAGCAGAGAGTGGGGGGATGAAAGACACGGGAAACCAAGAAAGATGACAGCTGCCATTTTTCACAGGCAGCTCTGACCGCCAGTCTTACTTGTCAAGCGTGCTGTGCAGAGTGAGATGGAAAACACAACTCGACCACGCACTGAACTGCTCTCAGACCCACATACCTCTCCCAGCAAGAGTCCCCTGTCCTAGGAAGTGTGAACTGAAGAATTGCAGTTTTTAAACAACACAGTTTCTAAACACAAGCTGACTACTTCACTTGGCCTTCAACCAAAATGCAGCATCTATTTCAACTTTAGAAGGGAACAGGCTCCCAACAGCGGTGGTGCAGCTGTCCTTCACATCATGAGGGAGTCCAGGAGCTTCATGGCAATGATGACTAAACAGGATATACCTGCACCTACAACCACAAAGCCCCAGTGAGAGGCAAGTTCAAGGAACttggtttttttcagattttaatggGGATATAAGGATGGCAGGCTGAAGAATGTGGGCAAGTGTCAATACCCCACAAGTCCaaagaagtaaaatgttttaGGACCTACAGTAATTGTGGTGTTCCTTCTAATATCCAAGCCAGTTTACTGCCACATAACACTCTGCAGAATTAACACCCCCTAACATAAGTCTTCCACTGTCATACTTAATACTCCTCTATTTTTCCTAAAGTCAAGAAATTAACAGGAAAAACACACCAAGGTTTTTTACCTTTCAATTCCATTCTCTCCTAAGAGTTTTGGCCAGTACTGAGCTAACAAACTACTGCAGCAACAAGCAATCACAAGGGCCAAGGGCACTATGTGACTGCCTCTCTGCTGTACTACCTCCTGCTGCCACCACCCTTGGGAACACACTTTCTTTGACTGTGCTTCTGCAGCAGCATTCACCTACCAAAGAGAACCACCTTTTCTCATCTATACCCCCAATTTCACATTCCACCAGTCAGCAAGAGGGATGCATTTCCTCTCTGGAACTTGGACTATGGCAACTCCTTGTATAGATATTTAGAAGATATACAGAAcgacttctcattttcttttaattgtgtcCTCTATAAAAGGTCTTTACAAGTGTTTTACATCATACCTAATACATTAATAAACTGGAACATGTCAATAATTTAGAGGTAAATGTCTGAAAGATGAAGTACACTGCTCAAAAGTTCAAAGAAAGTTTCGAACCTACTGATCTAAATAATCTACCAACTAAATTTCTGATCCTGCTACACCCACTTTTATAAGACTCTTAAGGCCACCAATTTTAATCATTAGGTAATTTctagtttaaatattaaatcataaTTACATTGCCAATTTGAATGAAATATAATATTGAATAATACATACCTAACTTAGATCaacagcaacttaacaagaccctgtctcaaaatgaaacatttttaaagtgtctggggatgtagctcagtagtattacccttaggttcaatcaccagtgccaaaaaaggaaaaacagagagtgagagagagcgAAAGAAAAGACCATatcaattttaagattttttacttaaaactggaataatatataataatattgtaTCAATATATGTTTCAGGGAATACTAAGAAacatactgaatttttaaataattcataaccTAGTACAGAGTTAGTGAGTGGATTCCAAAATATACCATATTGCTGATAAGAGTTACAATACATGATTAAGATTAACTGTCAGCATACTTACTTTATTTTCATAtctaaaacatttgaaatagTTAATAAGTAACTGGTTAAAACCATAGGCCTTTAAACTAGTTAATGTTTGTCAAAACAAACATATTCTACCaaagaaaaatactatttatGCAAATAATCAAAAATGTATATACCTTAAGAGAGAGCTAAAATAGTTTGACAAGGGAATAATACAAGTATTTAAACCTGTAACTTTCATCCCTGGAACCTCCCATAACTTGAAACAAAAGCAGCGAGTCAAGAACTGGCACAAACAGAATCTTTCAAAAATCAAGGCTTAGCAGACAGCACTGTTTTCTTCTTGGGCCCTGGCAAACCTGAGTGCCAATCAAGGTAAGAATGCTACCTTTAACCTAACTTGGAAGTAAATGTTGAGCCAGCAACACCAAAGATTTAGACCAACAGATTTAGAACATTCATATTGCCATTCAGCAAAACAGTAACCTCAGCATTAGAACTACAGGAATATAATTCTCAAAATATGCATATACCCAATTCCCATCACCACACAAAATGAATATTACCTTAAACTGAAATGGACACACACCCAATTCTTATCACCACACTAATGGCTATAACCCTAgacaaaaatattcagattttgaagtttaaaaagaTGACAAAACAATGCACTAATACTAGGACTCCCAGATTAAAATTTACCAAAAGCAGAAACTTTGCccaagaaaataaactttcatcaATCTGTCCTCCATCTGGATGCTACTACACACAGCCTCCATTCCCAGTAAAATTGCCCATCGTTGAGGTAAAGCCTTAAGGCTCCAAGCAAACTTTCTTCATCAGAGAAGGCTAAAGCTGCTTTGCTCAGAAGAAGTCTGTCGTTCCCAATTTTAGCAAAACTTCGCATTGTCAAAACACTGTATTTTCTGTGAAACATTTATActgcatatttattaatttatgacaACGCAGTACTAATGCTTAACTGAAATGCAAGCAAGGTTAGGTACCAAATGCAAGACACcaaaaggcaagaaaatacaaacacaaaaattcaTGCTACCTTATTTAAGTCAGGGTACACATTTTACATGTTTCAACACAAGCCAAGCAGATCAAAGACAGCTCAAGACACAAGTTGGTTTCTGTCAAATCCAGATTAAATATTCTTCTCATTGATAATTTCCTAGttcaatatttcaaatttaagatAATATAAAGTAGAGCTAGGCAAAAACTTCATCCTTAAAATAATTATAcccttaaaaatagaaatttatctaCCTCATTAGTGTTCCAACGGTGCCTCTCTTTTGGTAAACTTGAACATTTCGGCAGACATTCAAGCAGCTTTTTCGGTAAAAAGATTTTTACATGACTACTATTGCTGTTCCCATGAtcatctataaagaagaaaacaataaattcagagaaaataagagCAAAGCCTCCCATTAAGTAAACTGGCAAGGTCAGAAACAGCAGCTCAGCTTAGTGGCTGTGAGACCAAGAGCAACAGAGGGCCACTATTCCTCTTAGCAACACTCATCTACAACCTGATCAGATGGACAGCAGCAGGAAGCTGGCCACAAGATTCTAAAACAGGATGGAGCTTTGTTCCATCACAAGCAAGCGAACAGGGAATATCCCAGCAGCTGCCATAAACAGAATGTTACTTTTAATGTCTTTTCCCCCATGTTTCCATGAAACATCAAAACTGCAAAATGATTTAACCTGGCAAAACCCAGAAATCTTTTATTAACCacttgaaaaagttttaaaatttttaggcaagaagaattataattatatatgattattttattcataaactaATACTACTTCATCCCTTTGAATACAAATGAGATTCATCCTTTCAAAACCAAGTCACAAATCTTATAAATACCAGGAAGTTAAATCTACAGCTAGCTACTAGTAATATAGAAGCTGGTCTTTCTATCCTGAATCGAAAAATATCACTTTGATTAACTTGATTTACAAGTACATATCTACAGaatatatttcatc
This genomic interval carries:
- the Camta1 gene encoding calmodulin-binding transcription activator 1 isoform X15, coding for MWRAEGKWLPKTSRKSVSQSVFCGTSTYCVLNTVPPIEDDHGNSNSSHVKIFLPKKLLECLPKCSSLPKERHRWNTNELHLGCQGKQRDQLGYCCELTVIMRS